A single region of the Aliidongia dinghuensis genome encodes:
- the smc gene encoding chromosome segregation protein SMC gives MQFTKLRLSGFKSFVDPTELLIEAGLTGIVGPNGCGKSNLVEALQWVMGETSARRLRGGDMDDVIFGGTTSKPARNIATVAVRLDNSERTAPAQLNDQDELEIERRIDRGKGSTYRVNARETRAKDVQLLFADASSGAGSSALVGQGRIGWLINAKPNERRVLLEEAAGIGGLQSRRHEAELKLSAAETNLTRLEDVAQQLDAQIERLKKQARQAERYRRLSEQIRKAEALVLHRAWCDQTARLATATQRLAETEARVAEVTAAAESAQAARTEAQDSLPGLRQAAVDARHKVERLAAGLAAISAEANRVAQALRDNQQRLSLLDQDIQREKRLSAEADSALARLHGERDGLKAQQDGEADEQQSASELVFAAKNAVSLAEGGLSQATAHAAAREAERAALARRTATLEERRQRLKRQWAEAEAKTRELDLLAIGPERLAGAAAEVAEAEEALAIARELAEAAESAIEKAQAAEAAAREPVQGAERRAVKLKAEIDGLRAVVASGTAKGFAPVLDRVRVAKGLETALGAALGDDLSAALDPAAAIHWADLPDEAGPLVPLPADVETFDRFVEAPPALARRLKRIGLVADAETGRQLQANLAPGQRLATRDGAVWRWDGLTIAAGAPSAAATRLAQRNHLSELEALEETVAEELASLQDAHRATRHAVEQAQAQDRAARESVRAATQRIATARNAEANLVAQAKAAEARHQAATEAKTRVTQELAEAEAQIAEAESEREALPDPALDRQEVERLRAEVGRLRAEESLQQRELDRLVRDAQNRRNRLASIEIEARAWIDRLEGAAAQQAELAARREQLDAEIEQLGARPEELAAERATLEDEIANARTTAELMAGDLGRAEVAAAEAERAFDTANRSLGTAREDRVRAEAGFEQATEALGTATQRIRDAFEVPPAELPALAEIPEEPGPETPAELETRFDRLKREREAIGPVNLMAETEMAEMSEERETIRRESADLTAAIARLRQAIQQLNREGRERLTQAFDAVNAHFQDLFVRLFGGGRAYLELVQHETDPLQAGLEIMASPPGKKLQVLSLLSGGERALTALALVFAVFLTNPAPICVLDEVDAPLDDANVERFITLVREIGRRTGTRFLIITHHRVSMARMDRLYGVTMAEKGISQLVSVELSTADRLRQSA, from the coding sequence TTGCAGTTCACCAAGCTTCGCTTAAGCGGCTTCAAGTCGTTCGTCGACCCGACCGAGCTTCTGATCGAGGCCGGCCTCACCGGCATCGTCGGCCCGAACGGCTGCGGCAAGTCGAACCTGGTCGAGGCGCTGCAATGGGTCATGGGCGAGACCTCGGCCCGGCGCCTGCGCGGCGGCGACATGGACGACGTCATCTTCGGCGGCACCACGTCGAAGCCGGCGCGTAACATCGCGACTGTCGCGGTCCGGCTCGACAACAGCGAGCGCACGGCACCCGCCCAGCTCAACGATCAGGACGAGCTCGAGATCGAGCGGCGCATCGATCGCGGCAAGGGCTCGACATATCGCGTGAACGCGCGCGAGACGCGCGCCAAGGACGTCCAGCTGCTGTTCGCCGACGCCTCGTCCGGCGCCGGCTCCTCCGCCCTCGTGGGCCAAGGCCGCATCGGCTGGCTCATCAACGCCAAGCCCAACGAGCGCCGGGTGCTCTTGGAGGAGGCGGCAGGCATCGGCGGCCTGCAGTCGCGCCGCCACGAGGCCGAGCTCAAGCTCTCGGCCGCCGAGACCAATCTCACACGCCTAGAGGACGTGGCGCAGCAGCTCGACGCGCAGATCGAGCGCCTGAAGAAGCAGGCGCGCCAGGCCGAGCGCTACCGTCGCCTGTCGGAGCAGATCCGCAAGGCCGAGGCGCTCGTGCTGCATCGCGCCTGGTGCGACCAGACCGCCCGCCTTGCCACCGCCACCCAGCGTCTGGCCGAAACCGAGGCGCGCGTCGCCGAAGTGACGGCGGCGGCCGAGTCGGCGCAAGCCGCCCGGACCGAGGCCCAGGACAGCCTGCCGGGCCTGCGCCAGGCTGCGGTCGACGCCCGGCACAAGGTCGAGCGCCTGGCCGCGGGCCTGGCCGCAATCTCGGCCGAGGCGAATCGCGTGGCCCAGGCACTGCGCGACAACCAGCAGCGCCTGTCGCTGCTCGACCAGGACATCCAGCGCGAAAAGCGGCTCTCGGCGGAGGCCGACTCGGCGCTCGCCCGCCTCCACGGCGAGCGCGATGGGCTCAAGGCTCAGCAGGACGGCGAGGCCGACGAGCAGCAGAGCGCGTCCGAACTGGTGTTTGCCGCCAAGAACGCGGTGAGCCTGGCCGAGGGCGGCCTGAGCCAGGCAACCGCGCATGCCGCGGCGCGCGAGGCCGAACGCGCGGCCCTCGCCCGCCGCACCGCGACGCTCGAGGAGCGCCGGCAGCGCCTGAAGCGGCAATGGGCCGAAGCCGAGGCGAAGACGCGCGAGCTCGACCTGCTCGCAATCGGGCCGGAGCGGCTGGCCGGGGCCGCGGCGGAAGTCGCCGAAGCCGAGGAGGCGCTCGCGATCGCGCGCGAGCTGGCCGAGGCGGCCGAGAGTGCCATCGAGAAAGCCCAGGCGGCCGAGGCCGCGGCGCGCGAGCCGGTGCAGGGCGCCGAGCGCCGCGCCGTCAAGCTCAAGGCCGAGATCGACGGACTGCGCGCCGTCGTCGCGTCCGGCACGGCGAAGGGCTTCGCCCCGGTGCTCGACCGGGTGCGGGTCGCCAAGGGCCTGGAGACGGCGCTCGGCGCGGCCCTCGGCGACGATCTGTCGGCAGCGCTCGACCCGGCCGCGGCGATCCATTGGGCCGACCTGCCGGACGAGGCCGGGCCGCTCGTCCCGCTGCCGGCGGATGTAGAAACGTTCGATCGGTTCGTCGAGGCGCCGCCGGCGCTCGCCCGCCGGCTGAAGCGCATCGGCCTCGTCGCCGATGCCGAAACCGGCCGGCAGCTGCAGGCGAACTTGGCTCCGGGCCAGCGGCTCGCGACGCGCGATGGCGCCGTCTGGCGCTGGGACGGGCTCACCATCGCGGCCGGGGCACCGAGCGCTGCCGCGACGCGGCTCGCCCAGCGCAACCATCTGAGCGAGCTCGAGGCGCTCGAAGAAACCGTCGCCGAAGAGCTCGCCAGCCTGCAGGACGCCCATCGCGCGACGCGGCACGCGGTCGAGCAGGCCCAGGCGCAGGACCGTGCCGCACGCGAATCCGTGCGCGCGGCGACCCAACGCATCGCGACCGCGCGCAACGCCGAGGCCAATCTCGTGGCCCAAGCCAAGGCAGCCGAAGCGCGCCACCAGGCGGCGACCGAGGCCAAGACACGGGTGACCCAGGAGCTGGCCGAGGCCGAGGCCCAGATCGCCGAAGCCGAGAGCGAGCGGGAGGCCCTGCCCGACCCGGCGCTCGACCGCCAGGAGGTCGAACGGCTGCGCGCCGAGGTCGGGCGCCTTCGCGCCGAGGAGAGCCTGCAGCAGCGCGAGCTCGACCGACTGGTGCGCGATGCGCAGAACCGGCGCAACCGGCTGGCCTCGATCGAGATCGAGGCGCGCGCCTGGATCGACCGGCTCGAGGGGGCGGCGGCCCAGCAGGCCGAACTCGCCGCGCGCCGCGAGCAGCTCGACGCGGAAATCGAGCAGCTCGGGGCCCGGCCGGAAGAACTGGCCGCCGAACGGGCCACGCTCGAGGACGAAATCGCGAACGCCCGCACGACGGCGGAACTGATGGCCGGCGATCTCGGCCGCGCCGAAGTGGCGGCAGCCGAAGCCGAGCGCGCGTTCGACACTGCCAACCGCAGCCTTGGCACGGCCCGCGAGGACCGGGTGCGCGCCGAGGCCGGCTTCGAGCAGGCGACCGAGGCGCTCGGCACGGCGACCCAGCGCATCCGCGACGCGTTCGAGGTGCCGCCGGCCGAGTTGCCGGCACTAGCGGAGATTCCGGAAGAGCCGGGACCCGAAACGCCGGCCGAGCTCGAGACGCGCTTCGATCGCTTGAAGCGCGAACGCGAGGCGATCGGCCCGGTCAACCTGATGGCCGAGACCGAGATGGCCGAGATGTCGGAGGAGCGCGAGACGATCCGCCGGGAATCCGCCGACTTGACCGCCGCGATCGCCCGGCTCCGGCAGGCGATCCAGCAGCTGAACCGCGAAGGCCGCGAGCGCCTGACCCAGGCATTCGACGCGGTGAACGCCCATTTCCAGGACCTGTTCGTGCGCCTGTTCGGCGGCGGCCGCGCCTATCTGGAGCTGGTGCAGCACGAGACCGACCCGCTACAGGCCGGGCTCGAGATCATGGCGAGCCCGCCCGGCAAGAAGCTGCAGGTGCTCTCGCTCTTGTCGGGCGGCGAGCGCGCGCTGACGGCGCTTGCCCTCGTCTTCGCTGTGTTCCTGACCAACCCCGCGCCGATCTGCGTGCTGGACGAGGTCGACGCGCCGCTCGACGATGCCAACGTCGAGCGCTTCATCACGCTCGTGCGCGAGATCGGCCGGCGCACCGGCACGCGCTTCCTCATCATCACCCACCATCGCGTCTCGATGGCGCGCATGGACCGGCTCTACGGCGTCACCATGGCCGAGAAGGGTATCTCGCAACTGGTATCGGTCGAGCTCTCGACCGCCGACCGGTTGCGCCAAAGCGCCTGA